AAGAAATTCTAATCCTTGAAGAGGCAAAGCTAGTGAGAATGGCAAAACAGAAAAAAGACGTCGCCCACAAACTTGCAAAGGTTAAGAGCGAAAAACTTGCACTGATGATGGAAGAGGCTAAACTTCTAAGAACGCTCAAACAGAACTCTTCCGCTTTCTGAACTTTCCAAACTTTTAAGAAGGAAAGGTCGAAAAAGAGGGAATCAGAAGACGTTGAGCTTGTCCTCAAGAATCAGCTTCTGTATCTTCGTTATGTTGGCTAGCCACTCGTCGGCAATCTCGTAGGCCGGCTTCTGGAGGACGTCGATTGAGTAGCCCTTCTTCGGGATTATCTGGACGCTGGCAACGAGGGGCTCGTCAATTGGCTTGCCTATCTGGCTCAGAATCCTCACGTAGACCTCCTCAACTCCCTCGACCTGCTCGGCTATGTCGTTGGCTATGAGCATAGAGAGGAGGTTGTATATCTTTCCAACGTGGCTAACCGGGTTCTTTCCGGCCGCGGCTTCCATACTCATGTGCCTGTTTGGAGTGATGAGGCCGTTTACGCGGTTGCCCCTTCCAACGCTACCGTCGTCTCCAGCTTCCGCGCTCGTTCCTGTGACAGTGATGTAATAAATTCCATCTTTTGGATCATCGGCTGTGTTAACGTATATCTTTGTAGGTCTCTCTGTGTGGGCCTCGACTATCTCTTTAGCTTTCTCGTAGATAGCTTCCTTAACTGCCATGTACTCGTCGGGGTTTTCAACTTCACTGTCCACTATAGCCGCGGCTATTGTGAGGTCAATCTCATCTCCCCTCCTGAGACCCATGACTTTGATGTCCTCGCCGACGGCCGGCCATTCCTTCTTGAACTCGTCGCTGTTGAGTGCTTTCTCAGTCTCAAGAACTATCTTTTCCGTTTCGCTGAGCGGGGCGTAGCCGACTCCAAAGGATGTGTCGTTGGCGAGCGGAATCGGGTTCTCCTTGGCCTTGTTGAAGACACCCACGAGGTCAACGCTTCCCTGTCCGATGCGTGAGTCTATGACAACGTGGTTCTCGATGTCAAGGTGCCTAACGGCCTTTTTGAGATAGTCCTTTGCGGCCTTTATGGCTATCTCGTGGACCGGGAAGAACTCCCTGTCAACCATCTCAACTGCCCTTCCGGAGAGGAGGATGTAAATCGGCTTTATGACCTCTCCACCGCCAAACTGCGGATAGGCCCTACCGCCAACGACTTCAACCTGGTCAGTGTTGTGGTGGAGGATTATGCCGTATCTCTTGATGTACTCCCTGCTGAGGGCTCTGCTGACCGCCTCGGCGATACCGTCGGCAATGCTGTCCGGGTGACCTATACCCTTTCTCTCGACGAGTTCAACCTTCTGCATCTCAACAGGAGTCCTTACGAGCTCCTCAACGACGATGTTCCTAACCTTCTCGGCCATGAGCGTCACCACCTTTTCCTTTAGCAAGGCTCGCTTCGGCGGAGCTCTTATATAATTTTCGGCATGAATTAGGAAAACTAACATTCCTACTGGTTATGAACCTCGAAAGCCTTAAAATATACCCCGAATAATTTTCTACGACGGTCTCCGCCCGGTGGCCCGGGCCCGGGAGTGGGTTGAGCCTTCGATGAACGGGTAAGACGATGCCGGGCGGACAGGGCTTGGCCTCCGGACCGCCTGAGGGTGGCGATGCCTTCGATGAGGGTGGGGGATAGCCAAGCCCACATTTTTAAGGCGTTTCTCCAACCTTCTCCGGTGGGAGCATGAAGATGGAGGAGATTATAGAGGCCATAAGGAGCGTTCTGGACGAGAAAGATTCCCTGAGGGAGGAGGCCCTTAAACTTACGAGGGAAATCGTCAGGCTTAGCGGAGATACCGTTAAAGCAATCCACCGCGGAGAGCTAAACCTCGCAAAGGAGCGCTGGGAAGAAACTAGAGAGAGGGTAGAAAGACTCAGGGAGATGCTGAAAGACCACCCGGACCTCTACTACTCCGGCTACGTTCAGACCGCCAACCAGGAGTTCGTTGAGGCCTCGCTCCTCCTCAGCTACGTTGAAGGCCAACCGTATCCGTCCCCTGAGAAGCTGGGCGTTCCCCACGCCGATTACGCCCTGGGTATTGGGGACTTCATCGGCGAGCTCAGGAGGTATTTTCTTCACAGACTCCTGGAGGGGGACATTGAAAGGGCAGAAAATGTCTACCGCGAAATGGAGAGCGTTTACAACGCCTTTATAACGCTTGAGTACCCGAAGGGTCTAGTAAACGTCAGGCAGAAGCAGGACCAGGCACGCTACGTCCTTGAGAGGACACTCGAGGATTTGGTGAGGGCAAAGCTCAACAGAAGCCTTGAGAAAAAGCTTGAGAAGGCATTGAATAATGATTGAATTAAACAATTACATAATTCGGGAAAAACTCAAAAAAATTGCCGAGGTTCAGGAGAGACTCTCGAAAAGGATAACCGAGAGACCCGTGAGAAGGGAAGACGTCAAAACCGTAGGTGCCGTTGATGTCTCCTACCGGGGAAACACGGCAGTCTCGGCCCTCGTGGTGTGCACCTTTCCAAAATGCGAGGTGCTTGAAACGAGAACTGTCAAAACGCAGGTTGGATTTCCCTACGTTCCAACCTACTTCTTTCTCAGAGAGACAAGGCCAGTCCTGCTCGTGGTTGGAAACGCTAACTTCGACGTTCTACTGGTGGAGGGACACGGAAGGGCCCACCCAAGGGGCTATGGTCTGGCCTCCCACATAGGGCTTCTCATCGGAAAGCCCGTTATCGGGGTGGCAAGGAAACCCTTACGGGGGGTTTCGCCCGAGCTGTACAGAAGGGTAGGAAAAGCTTATGTAAGCGTCGGGCATCTGATAGACTTGACCTCAGCAGTTGAGATAGTTAAGATACTAAACGATAATGGATATCCGAAACCCCTCAAGCTCGCTGATAAGCTCTCGAAGAGGTGCAACCGATGAAGAAAATCAAGCTCCTGGTTTTGCTCGCCGGCAGGGGGGCAGTGGGAAAGAAGGTTCGCGTAACCGTTAGAGAGCTCGCAAACGAACTTAACGTTTCCCCCCAGACTGTTCTTAGACTTCTGGGGGAGATGGAAGAAGAAGGGCTCATAAAGAGACTCGTGGAGGGCAAAAGGACTTTCATTGAGGTAACACCCGAGGGGGCAGGCTTTCTAAGAGACCTTTGCGAGGAGATTTCGAAGGCACTTTCCACCGGGGTAATAATAGGCGAGGTTGTGTCGGGACTCGGTGAGGGGGCCTATTACGTTAAACAGTACTCTCCTC
This DNA window, taken from Thermococcus sp., encodes the following:
- a CDS encoding methionine adenosyltransferase, with amino-acid sequence MAEKVRNIVVEELVRTPVEMQKVELVERKGIGHPDSIADGIAEAVSRALSREYIKRYGIILHHNTDQVEVVGGRAYPQFGGGEVIKPIYILLSGRAVEMVDREFFPVHEIAIKAAKDYLKKAVRHLDIENHVVIDSRIGQGSVDLVGVFNKAKENPIPLANDTSFGVGYAPLSETEKIVLETEKALNSDEFKKEWPAVGEDIKVMGLRRGDEIDLTIAAAIVDSEVENPDEYMAVKEAIYEKAKEIVEAHTERPTKIYVNTADDPKDGIYYITVTGTSAEAGDDGSVGRGNRVNGLITPNRHMSMEAAAGKNPVSHVGKIYNLLSMLIANDIAEQVEGVEEVYVRILSQIGKPIDEPLVASVQIIPKKGYSIDVLQKPAYEIADEWLANITKIQKLILEDKLNVF
- a CDS encoding haloacid dehalogenase, coding for MKMEEIIEAIRSVLDEKDSLREEALKLTREIVRLSGDTVKAIHRGELNLAKERWEETRERVERLREMLKDHPDLYYSGYVQTANQEFVEASLLLSYVEGQPYPSPEKLGVPHADYALGIGDFIGELRRYFLHRLLEGDIERAENVYREMESVYNAFITLEYPKGLVNVRQKQDQARYVLERTLEDLVRAKLNRSLEKKLEKALNND
- a CDS encoding endonuclease V, whose product is MIELNNYIIREKLKKIAEVQERLSKRITERPVRREDVKTVGAVDVSYRGNTAVSALVVCTFPKCEVLETRTVKTQVGFPYVPTYFFLRETRPVLLVVGNANFDVLLVEGHGRAHPRGYGLASHIGLLIGKPVIGVARKPLRGVSPELYRRVGKAYVSVGHLIDLTSAVEIVKILNDNGYPKPLKLADKLSKRCNR
- a CDS encoding CTP-dependent riboflavin kinase, with the protein product MKKIKLLVLLAGRGAVGKKVRVTVRELANELNVSPQTVLRLLGEMEEEGLIKRLVEGKRTFIEVTPEGAGFLRDLCEEISKALSTGVIIGEVVSGLGEGAYYVKQYSPLIREYLGFEPYPGTLNVRVLFPKTVFDALCNARPVIIPGFTRGGRTFGDVKAYRVRIDSIEGAIVIPSRTVHPPKIAEIVAPVKLREKLGLRDGDRIRIEVVE